In one window of Rhodopseudomonas palustris HaA2 DNA:
- a CDS encoding ABC transporter permease, producing the protein MESSAVRRDQQGPDSPAAAFRVGWLPSAATAPTAPRRGAASPGTYIRRWLKLNRGGLRALLIGAVALVLFLFAWHLLTANRVVFFVRFTNVPSPAAVYDSLTRAMHDSKFFMHVLLSCRRILIGFSLAALIAVPLGMVMGRFKLIHEALFPISEVLRPIPAIAWVPMAIMLWPTNEQSIVFITFLGSFFPILVNTLHGMKLVDPVLVRASQCLGAREFAIFREVYFPASLPHIFTGLTVGMGVAWVSLIAAEMISGQFGIGYFTWEAYSLVQYADIALGMICIGVLGLGSSMLIRGLGRLVMPWSK; encoded by the coding sequence ATGGAAAGCTCCGCGGTGCGGCGCGACCAGCAGGGGCCGGACTCGCCGGCCGCTGCCTTCCGTGTGGGCTGGCTCCCGTCGGCCGCCACGGCCCCGACCGCGCCGCGCCGCGGCGCGGCTTCGCCGGGGACGTATATCAGGCGCTGGCTCAAGCTCAACCGCGGCGGCCTGCGCGCATTGCTGATCGGCGCGGTCGCGCTGGTGCTGTTCCTGTTCGCCTGGCACCTGCTCACCGCCAATCGCGTGGTGTTCTTCGTCCGCTTCACCAACGTGCCCTCGCCCGCCGCGGTCTACGACAGCCTGACCCGAGCGATGCACGATTCGAAGTTCTTCATGCACGTCCTGCTGAGCTGCCGCCGCATCCTGATCGGCTTCTCGCTGGCCGCATTGATCGCGGTGCCGCTCGGGATGGTGATGGGCCGCTTCAAGCTGATCCACGAGGCGCTGTTTCCGATCAGCGAGGTGCTGCGGCCGATCCCGGCGATCGCCTGGGTGCCGATGGCGATCATGTTGTGGCCGACCAACGAGCAGAGCATTGTCTTCATCACCTTCCTCGGCTCGTTCTTTCCGATCCTGGTCAACACTCTGCACGGCATGAAACTGGTCGATCCCGTGCTGGTGCGCGCCTCGCAATGCCTCGGCGCCCGCGAATTTGCGATCTTCCGAGAAGTGTATTTTCCCGCCTCGCTGCCGCACATCTTCACCGGCCTCACCGTCGGCATGGGCGTGGCCTGGGTGTCGCTGATCGCCGCCGAGATGATCTCCGGCCAGTTCGGCATCGGCTATTTCACCTGGGAAGCCTATTCACTCGTGCAGTATGCCGACATCGCGCTGGGGATGATCTGCATCGGCGTGCTGGGGCTCGGCTCCAGCATGTTGATCCGCGGGCTGGGCCGCCTCGTCATGCCATGGAGCAAATAA
- a CDS encoding ferredoxin--NADP reductase: MSAFNRERVLSVRHWTDTLFSFRATRNSGFRFLNGQFAMIGLEVDGRPLLRAYSMASANHEEALEFFSIKVPDGPLTSRLQQIKEGDTILVGRKATGTLITDNLIPGKRLLLLSTGTGLAPFASLIKDPEVYERFETIILVHGCRQVSELAYGEGLVTSLGSDEFFGPLMREQFIYYPTVTREPFRNRGRITDLIASAQLFDDIGLPALDLETDRIMLCGSPGMLEELRDDFERGGFVEGSHSAPGHFVVEKAFVER, translated from the coding sequence ATGAGTGCATTCAACAGGGAGCGGGTGCTGTCGGTCCGGCACTGGACCGACACGCTGTTCAGCTTCAGGGCGACCCGGAACTCGGGCTTCCGCTTCCTCAACGGGCAATTCGCGATGATCGGCCTCGAAGTCGATGGCCGGCCACTGCTGCGCGCTTACAGCATGGCCAGCGCCAACCACGAAGAGGCGCTGGAATTCTTCAGCATCAAGGTTCCGGACGGGCCGCTCACCTCGCGATTGCAGCAGATCAAGGAAGGCGACACCATCCTGGTCGGACGCAAGGCGACCGGTACACTCATCACCGACAATCTCATTCCCGGCAAGCGCCTGTTGCTGCTGTCGACCGGCACCGGACTGGCGCCGTTTGCCAGCCTGATCAAGGACCCGGAGGTCTATGAGCGTTTCGAGACCATCATTCTGGTGCACGGCTGCCGCCAGGTTTCCGAGCTCGCCTATGGCGAAGGCTTGGTGACCTCGCTCGGCTCGGACGAATTCTTCGGGCCGCTGATGCGCGAGCAGTTCATCTACTACCCGACGGTGACCCGCGAGCCGTTCCGCAACCGCGGCCGCATCACCGATCTGATCGCATCGGCGCAACTGTTCGACGACATCGGCCTGCCGGCGCTCGATCTCGAAACCGACCGCATCATGCTGTGCGGCAGTCCGGGCATGCTCGAAGAGCTGCGCGATGATTTCGAACGGGGCGGCTTCGTCGAAGGCAGCCACAGCGCGCCCGGGCACTTCGTCGTCGAAAAGGCCTTCGTCGAGCGCTAG
- a CDS encoding HEAT repeat domain-containing protein, whose translation MAEPFEAYDDLDDIDDRLHAADAGERRVAIIALANSGDPGAVTHLDRMTADPDPGVRQQVGLALAEFDGPEAAAALAKLVVDPEQAVATAAADAMAELKDPDSADAILPLVEHSHAFVRMAALRALKELRRKDSLKPALDALRDIDASVRVQAIGVIGFLKLEESIPALTAATSDPDPHVRRAAVSALAFSQLKPAADSITRALSDGDWMVREIAAETLGTNANGPQAADALIGAVADEFWQVRLKAVRSLGKLKVARGVAQIGACIAHQQANLRKEAAAALGEIADPAGQKYLEPVIDDADPEVRKNARWALQRIDAKRSASGG comes from the coding sequence ATGGCCGAACCGTTCGAAGCCTACGACGATCTCGACGACATCGACGACCGTCTGCATGCCGCCGATGCCGGTGAACGCCGGGTGGCGATCATCGCGCTGGCCAATTCCGGCGATCCCGGTGCGGTGACGCATCTCGACCGCATGACGGCCGATCCCGATCCCGGAGTGCGGCAGCAGGTCGGGCTGGCGCTCGCCGAATTCGACGGCCCGGAGGCGGCGGCTGCGCTCGCCAAGCTGGTGGTCGATCCGGAACAGGCGGTGGCGACGGCGGCGGCCGACGCGATGGCGGAGTTGAAAGATCCCGACAGCGCCGATGCGATCCTGCCACTGGTCGAGCATTCGCACGCTTTCGTGCGGATGGCGGCGCTGCGCGCACTCAAGGAATTGCGACGCAAGGATTCGCTGAAGCCGGCGCTGGATGCGCTGCGCGACATCGACGCCTCGGTGCGGGTGCAGGCGATCGGCGTGATCGGCTTTCTCAAGCTGGAAGAATCGATTCCGGCGCTGACAGCGGCGACTTCCGATCCGGATCCGCATGTCCGGCGCGCCGCAGTCAGCGCACTGGCGTTCTCGCAACTCAAGCCGGCCGCCGACTCCATCACCCGGGCGCTGTCCGACGGCGACTGGATGGTGCGCGAGATCGCCGCCGAGACGCTCGGCACCAATGCCAACGGCCCACAGGCCGCCGACGCGCTGATCGGAGCGGTCGCCGACGAGTTCTGGCAGGTGCGGCTGAAGGCGGTGCGCAGCCTCGGCAAGCTGAAGGTGGCGCGCGGGGTGGCGCAGATCGGCGCGTGCATCGCGCATCAGCAGGCCAATCTGCGCAAGGAAGCCGCCGCCGCGCTCGGCGAGATCGCCGATCCAGCCGGCCAGAAATATCTCGAGCCGGTGATCGACGACGCCGATCCCGAAGTGCGAAAAAACGCCCGCTGGGCGCTGCAGCGCATCGACGCCAAGCGTAGCGCCAGCGGCGGGTGA
- a CDS encoding ABC transporter ATP-binding protein, producing MEQIMSTQAPKPTPTKGRVDVRNFGLSYETLDGPMEAVTDASIHVNPGEFVSIVGPSGCGKSTLLNAVAGFLKPTTGDVLVDEVVVDGPSSERGMVFQQYSLFPWKTVKGNVEFGMKMKHLDKSSRDRAARTLLGITGLTAFENKYPDSLSGGMKQRVGIVRALATGPKVLLCDEPFGALDAQTRVIMQQILTNMWQRLKISVLFVTHDIDEAIFLSDRVYCMTTRPGTIKAEIVIPLERPRQQSMMMSSEFLALRRGLMALIREESIKAMGGEINDLALEGLSIDMNGQSFADVV from the coding sequence ATGGAGCAAATAATGAGCACGCAAGCGCCGAAACCGACACCGACCAAGGGCCGCGTCGACGTCCGTAATTTCGGGCTGAGCTATGAGACGCTCGACGGGCCGATGGAGGCGGTGACCGACGCCTCGATCCACGTCAATCCGGGCGAGTTCGTATCGATCGTCGGGCCGTCCGGTTGCGGCAAATCGACCTTGCTCAACGCCGTCGCCGGCTTTCTGAAGCCGACCACGGGCGACGTTCTGGTCGACGAGGTCGTGGTCGACGGCCCCAGTTCCGAGCGCGGCATGGTGTTTCAGCAATACTCGCTGTTTCCCTGGAAGACGGTGAAGGGAAACGTCGAGTTCGGCATGAAGATGAAACACCTCGACAAGTCGAGCCGCGACCGCGCTGCGCGCACGCTGCTCGGGATCACCGGGCTCACCGCGTTCGAGAACAAATATCCGGATAGTCTGTCGGGCGGCATGAAGCAACGCGTCGGCATCGTGCGCGCGCTGGCGACCGGTCCCAAGGTGCTGCTCTGCGACGAGCCGTTCGGCGCGCTCGATGCGCAGACGCGGGTGATCATGCAGCAGATCCTCACCAACATGTGGCAGCGCCTGAAGATCTCGGTGCTGTTCGTCACCCACGACATCGACGAGGCGATCTTTTTGTCCGATCGCGTCTATTGCATGACGACGCGCCCCGGCACGATCAAGGCCGAGATCGTGATTCCGCTCGAGCGTCCACGGCAGCAATCGATGATGATGTCGTCGGAATTCCTGGCACTCCGTCGCGGACTGATGGCGCTGATCCGCGAGGAAAGCATCAAGGCCATGGGAGGCGAAATCAACGACCTCGCGCTGGAAGGCCTCAGCATCGATATGAACGGGCAGAGTTTCGCCGACGTGGTGTGA
- a CDS encoding fumarate reductase/succinate dehydrogenase flavoprotein subunit: MAMDEILDDMSEVSCDVLVIGGGTAGPMAALKAKLKNPKANVVLLEKANVKRSGAISMGMDGLNNAVIPGYATPEQYTKEITIANDGIVDQKAVYKYAENCYSIIEELDSFGIRFLKNENGDFAVKKVHHIGTYVLPMPNGETVKKALYRQLRRARILISNRYMATRLLTGSDGRVAGAVSVNTRTAEILVIKAKAVILCMGAAGRLGLPTSGYMFGTYENAANSGDGYAMAYHAGAALANLECFQINPLIKDYNGPACAYVAGPYGAFTANNEGARFIECDYWSGQMMLEFFNELQSGKGPVFLKLNHLHEDTISEIETTLHKVERPTRGLFHEGRGTDYRQQPIEMHISEIGFCSGHSASGVFVDEFARTTIPGLYAAGDMASVPHNYMLGAFTNGAVAGEHAMEFADNADFAAFDAADVARERDRVMAPTKRDDGIPPNQIEYKARRLVNDYLQPPKVTRKFEIGQRRLAEVRDDMENRMIARNAHELLRALETQSILDCADMAAHASLYRTESRWGLYHLRTDYPEKDDDNWFCHTLLSKKDGKMASEKRAVEPYIVPIADDEKDLYDKQRVRASA; the protein is encoded by the coding sequence ATGGCGATGGACGAAATTCTCGACGACATGTCCGAAGTGTCCTGCGACGTGCTGGTGATCGGCGGCGGAACCGCCGGGCCGATGGCGGCGCTGAAGGCCAAGCTGAAGAACCCGAAGGCCAATGTGGTCCTCCTGGAGAAAGCCAACGTCAAGCGCTCCGGCGCGATCTCGATGGGCATGGACGGGCTCAACAACGCGGTGATCCCCGGCTACGCCACGCCGGAGCAGTACACCAAGGAGATCACCATCGCGAACGACGGCATCGTCGACCAGAAGGCGGTCTACAAATATGCAGAAAATTGCTACTCGATCATCGAGGAGCTCGACTCCTTCGGCATCCGCTTCCTGAAGAACGAGAACGGCGACTTCGCGGTCAAGAAGGTGCACCATATCGGTACCTATGTGCTGCCGATGCCGAACGGCGAGACCGTCAAGAAGGCGTTGTACCGGCAGTTGCGCCGCGCCCGCATCCTGATCTCCAACCGCTACATGGCGACGCGGCTGCTGACCGGCAGCGACGGCCGGGTCGCCGGCGCCGTCAGCGTCAACACCCGCACGGCCGAGATTCTGGTGATCAAGGCCAAGGCGGTGATCCTGTGCATGGGCGCTGCCGGCCGGCTCGGGCTGCCGACCTCGGGCTACATGTTCGGCACCTACGAGAACGCCGCGAATTCCGGCGACGGCTATGCGATGGCGTATCACGCCGGCGCCGCGCTGGCGAACCTCGAATGCTTCCAGATCAATCCGCTGATCAAGGACTACAACGGTCCGGCCTGCGCCTATGTGGCCGGGCCTTACGGCGCCTTCACCGCCAACAACGAGGGCGCGCGCTTCATCGAATGCGATTACTGGTCCGGCCAGATGATGTTGGAGTTCTTCAACGAGCTGCAGTCCGGCAAGGGCCCGGTATTCCTGAAGCTCAACCATCTGCACGAAGACACCATCAGCGAAATCGAGACCACGCTGCACAAGGTCGAGCGGCCGACCCGCGGGCTGTTCCACGAAGGCCGCGGCACTGATTATCGCCAGCAGCCGATCGAGATGCACATCTCGGAGATCGGGTTCTGCTCCGGCCACAGCGCCTCCGGCGTGTTCGTCGACGAATTCGCCCGCACCACGATTCCCGGGCTGTACGCCGCCGGCGACATGGCCAGCGTGCCGCACAACTACATGCTGGGCGCCTTCACCAACGGCGCGGTGGCCGGCGAGCACGCGATGGAGTTCGCCGACAATGCCGATTTCGCCGCATTCGACGCCGCCGACGTCGCGCGCGAGCGAGACCGGGTGATGGCGCCGACCAAGCGCGACGACGGCATTCCGCCGAACCAGATCGAATACAAGGCGCGGCGGCTGGTGAACGATTATCTGCAGCCACCAAAGGTGACGCGCAAGTTCGAGATCGGCCAGCGTCGGCTTGCCGAAGTCCGCGACGACATGGAGAACCGGATGATCGCCCGCAACGCGCACGAATTGCTGCGCGCGCTGGAGACTCAGTCGATCCTGGATTGCGCCGACATGGCGGCGCACGCTTCGCTGTATCGCACCGAAAGCCGCTGGGGCCTCTATCATCTCCGCACCGACTATCCGGAGAAGGACGACGACAATTGGTTCTGCCACACGCTGCTCAGCAAGAAGGACGGCAAAATGGCGAGCGAGAAGCGTGCGGTCGAGCCCTATATCGTTCCGATCGCCGACGACGAGAAGGACCTCTACGACAAGCAGCGCGTGCGCGCCTCCGCCTGA
- a CDS encoding ABC transporter substrate-binding protein, with protein MMASTPVAAQTTVTVGIGTQDTTTNTATTGVVIRQLKLLEKYLPKDGKYANVKFEFDWQNFTSGPPVTNGMMANKLQFGGMGDYPLVVNGFTFQSNPESKSRLIAVAAYSLDGSGNGLVVHKDSPYYQLSDLKGKLVSVPFGSAAHGMILKAMQDRGWPADYWQLVSQSPEVGSTNLQEKKIDAHADFVPFAELLPFRGFARKIFDGVETNLPTWHGVVVRTDFAEKYPEVVVAYVKAIIAANAWLRADPKLAAEKIQEWTGINKEVVYIFLGPGGNMTTDPTIKPQLIEAAAVDVKVLQNLGRMKEFDPKSWVDDSYIRKAYAELKLDYDAELKSTKNYEISGEDKFCKKPITEPRKAGEVWVDGDGIEPFSSAACTLAAYADIKAKGKKINMAYVFDSARGIKLFADQAYYTVGADKAQLSPFLLKKDAEAHAAKINGKVLNFDEALKSAVSGG; from the coding sequence ATGATGGCGAGCACCCCGGTCGCCGCCCAGACCACCGTCACGGTCGGCATCGGCACCCAGGACACCACCACCAACACCGCGACCACCGGCGTCGTCATTCGGCAGCTGAAGCTGCTGGAGAAGTATCTTCCCAAGGACGGCAAATACGCGAACGTCAAATTCGAGTTCGATTGGCAGAATTTCACCTCCGGCCCACCCGTCACCAACGGCATGATGGCCAACAAGCTGCAATTCGGCGGCATGGGTGACTATCCGCTGGTGGTGAACGGCTTCACCTTCCAGAGCAACCCCGAGAGCAAGAGCCGCCTGATCGCGGTCGCGGCCTACAGCCTCGACGGCTCCGGCAACGGCCTGGTGGTTCACAAGGACTCCCCGTACTATCAGCTGTCCGATCTCAAGGGCAAATTGGTGAGCGTGCCGTTCGGCTCCGCCGCGCACGGCATGATCCTAAAGGCGATGCAGGATCGCGGCTGGCCCGCGGACTATTGGCAACTGGTGAGCCAGAGCCCGGAAGTCGGCTCGACCAATCTCCAGGAGAAGAAGATCGACGCCCACGCCGATTTCGTCCCGTTCGCCGAACTACTGCCGTTCCGCGGTTTCGCCCGCAAGATCTTCGACGGCGTCGAGACCAATCTGCCGACCTGGCACGGCGTGGTGGTGCGTACCGACTTCGCCGAGAAATATCCCGAAGTCGTGGTCGCCTATGTCAAGGCGATCATCGCGGCCAATGCCTGGCTGCGCGCCGATCCGAAGCTCGCCGCCGAAAAGATCCAGGAATGGACCGGCATCAACAAGGAAGTGGTCTACATCTTCCTGGGACCGGGCGGCAACATGACCACCGATCCGACGATCAAGCCGCAGCTGATCGAGGCCGCCGCGGTCGACGTCAAGGTGCTGCAGAATCTCGGCCGCATGAAGGAATTCGATCCGAAGAGCTGGGTCGACGACAGCTACATCCGCAAGGCCTATGCCGAACTGAAGCTCGACTACGACGCCGAGCTGAAGAGCACCAAGAACTACGAAATCAGCGGCGAGGACAAATTCTGCAAGAAGCCGATCACCGAGCCGCGCAAGGCCGGCGAGGTCTGGGTCGACGGCGACGGCATCGAGCCGTTCAGCAGCGCGGCCTGCACGCTCGCCGCTTATGCGGACATCAAGGCCAAGGGCAAGAAGATCAACATGGCCTATGTGTTCGACTCCGCCCGGGGCATCAAGCTGTTCGCCGACCAGGCCTACTACACGGTCGGCGCCGACAAGGCGCAGTTGTCGCCGTTCCTGCTCAAGAAGGACGCCGAAGCGCATGCCGCCAAGATCAACGGCAAGGTGCTGAATTTCGACGAAGCCCTCAAGTCAGCGGTCAGCGGAGGTTGA
- a CDS encoding gamma-butyrobetaine hydroxylase-like domain-containing protein: MTPTLRDGVRAAMRRQARNCQTERDGTHRSRQQIAVDASCRMLRSGQENTRMSVAPSKLARIDVAPARIGVSADLDALELVLDHGEQLRLPAGALRAACRCAFCVRARIDGVFPERFDGLAITGVAPIGGYAVNLAFSDGHNRGIYPWSLLRALGDE; encoded by the coding sequence ATGACGCCGACGTTGCGCGATGGTGTGCGGGCCGCGATGCGACGCCAAGCAAGGAATTGCCAGACCGAACGCGACGGCACGCATCGATCGAGGCAACAAATTGCTGTCGATGCCAGCTGCCGCATGCTGAGATCGGGTCAGGAGAACACGCGGATGTCTGTTGCCCCGTCCAAACTCGCTCGGATCGACGTCGCACCCGCGCGGATCGGCGTCAGCGCCGATCTCGACGCGCTCGAACTCGTTCTCGATCATGGCGAACAGCTTCGGCTGCCGGCCGGAGCGTTGCGAGCGGCCTGCCGGTGCGCGTTCTGCGTCCGCGCGCGGATCGACGGCGTGTTCCCGGAACGCTTCGACGGCCTGGCGATCACCGGCGTTGCCCCGATCGGCGGCTATGCCGTCAACCTCGCCTTCTCCGACGGCCACAATCGCGGCATCTACCCCTGGAGCCTGCTCCGAGCTCTGGGCGACGAATAG
- a CDS encoding 4Fe-4S dicluster domain-containing protein → MPLASYETSVPVVVDEAKCIADKGCTVCVDVCPLDVLRISDLTGKAFMAYDECWYCMPCEADCPTDAVKVNIPYLLR, encoded by the coding sequence ATGCCGCTCGCCAGTTACGAAACCTCGGTTCCCGTCGTGGTCGACGAAGCCAAATGCATCGCCGACAAGGGCTGCACCGTCTGCGTCGACGTCTGCCCGCTCGATGTGCTGCGGATCAGCGATCTCACCGGCAAGGCCTTCATGGCCTATGACGAATGCTGGTACTGCATGCCGTGCGAAGCCGATTGCCCGACCGATGCCGTGAAGGTCAACATCCCCTATCTGCTGAGGTGA
- a CDS encoding Crp/Fnr family transcriptional regulator — protein MQVLASVKSATNPVASRPAVASQAGHSLLLTESARSLGGPPSLLAALTDREREIVLRHGRRKVLYRGKTLFNQGAKHDGIYLIETGRIRVFYTAPSGREITLAYWHPGNFVGGPEVFGSGVHQWSGVATSNSNIVQLPGKDLRALVVEVPGLAIGLIEGLTFKGKCYSALAQMLGTRSITERLAHLLLHLAQLYGVDDADGVLIGAAFTHADLAHMVGATRQWVTISLKRMQEKGIVASRRSQIVILRPDLLQEMRGLGD, from the coding sequence ATGCAGGTTCTCGCCTCAGTCAAATCCGCAACGAATCCGGTGGCGTCCCGCCCGGCCGTCGCATCGCAGGCGGGACACTCCCTGCTGCTGACGGAAAGTGCCCGTTCGCTGGGCGGTCCGCCGTCTCTGCTGGCAGCGCTGACCGATCGCGAGCGTGAGATCGTGCTGCGGCACGGCCGGCGCAAGGTGCTGTATCGCGGCAAGACGCTGTTCAATCAGGGCGCCAAACACGACGGCATCTATCTGATCGAGACCGGACGAATCCGCGTGTTCTACACCGCCCCATCCGGCCGCGAGATCACACTCGCTTATTGGCATCCGGGCAATTTCGTCGGCGGACCGGAAGTCTTCGGCAGCGGCGTGCATCAGTGGTCCGGCGTCGCGACCAGCAACTCCAACATCGTGCAATTGCCCGGCAAGGATCTGCGCGCGCTGGTCGTCGAGGTTCCGGGTCTGGCGATCGGGCTGATCGAGGGGCTGACCTTCAAGGGCAAATGCTACTCGGCGCTGGCGCAGATGCTGGGCACCCGCTCGATCACCGAAAGGCTGGCGCATCTGCTGCTGCATCTCGCCCAGCTCTACGGCGTCGACGATGCCGACGGCGTCCTGATCGGTGCGGCTTTCACCCATGCCGATCTCGCCCACATGGTCGGCGCCACACGGCAATGGGTGACGATCAGCCTGAAACGGATGCAGGAGAAGGGCATCGTCGCCTCGCGGCGCTCACAGATCGTGATTCTGAGACCTGATCTGCTGCAGGAGATGCGCGGGCTCGGCGACTGA